The following proteins are co-located in the Polystyrenella longa genome:
- the flhB gene encoding flagellar biosynthesis protein FlhB, which yields MASDDSGDKTEDPTERKRSQAREQGNVAKSADLNAAALMLMTAVVIYWYAIPLCEFTMDLMRASLSTGVSSDSDPIVLLERLPQTVEAVAAEVLPILLMMFSTAIAINLLQIGFLFSPEALQPKMSRLNPLEGVKRIVSVRALAKLATSIGKLLVLIGIASYVIWGAIPEFGALSLFGVESTQVLTTVKDETAMLAFKLSMALLVIAGLDYAFQKWKHEEDLKMSKQEVREEMKQMEGDPHIRARRREIHRRLASAQEMSRVPEADVVITNPTHVSVALKYDPETMPAPVVVAKGMGEIALRIREIAAQHKIPIIERPPLARSLYKSVKAGHPIPADMYEVFVEIMAYVYRLTGKKLPGQHS from the coding sequence ATGGCGTCCGACGATAGTGGTGACAAAACAGAAGACCCAACCGAGAGGAAGCGCTCGCAGGCCCGCGAACAAGGGAATGTGGCCAAAAGCGCTGACCTCAATGCGGCTGCGCTCATGTTGATGACGGCCGTGGTGATCTATTGGTACGCGATCCCACTCTGTGAATTCACCATGGATTTAATGCGGGCCAGTTTAAGCACCGGAGTATCGTCCGACTCTGATCCCATCGTGCTGCTGGAACGGTTGCCTCAGACAGTAGAGGCGGTGGCCGCGGAAGTACTCCCGATTCTGTTGATGATGTTTTCCACCGCCATCGCCATTAATCTATTACAGATCGGTTTTCTATTCTCACCCGAGGCGCTGCAACCGAAGATGTCTCGGTTAAACCCGCTGGAAGGGGTGAAACGGATCGTCTCTGTCCGGGCGTTGGCCAAACTGGCCACCAGCATTGGCAAATTGCTCGTGCTGATTGGAATCGCTTCTTACGTGATCTGGGGGGCAATCCCAGAATTTGGTGCACTTTCTCTGTTTGGAGTGGAGAGCACGCAGGTCCTGACGACGGTTAAGGACGAAACGGCGATGCTTGCCTTCAAGCTTTCAATGGCACTTCTTGTGATTGCGGGTCTCGATTATGCGTTCCAGAAATGGAAACATGAGGAAGACTTGAAGATGTCGAAGCAGGAAGTCCGGGAAGAGATGAAGCAAATGGAAGGGGACCCGCACATCCGCGCTCGCCGCCGGGAAATCCACCGCCGTTTGGCGTCAGCGCAGGAAATGAGCCGCGTCCCCGAAGCTGATGTCGTCATCACCAACCCGACTCACGTTTCCGTCGCCCTCAAATACGATCCTGAGACAATGCCTGCTCCCGTGGTGGTGGCGAAAGGGATGGGAGAAATCGCCCTGCGTATCCGCGAGATCGCCGCCCAGCACAAAATCCCCATTATCGAACGACCACCGCTTGCCCGGTCGCTCTACAAATCGGTGAAAGCAGGCCATCCGATTCCTGCCGATATGTATGAAGTCTTTGTGGAAATCATGGCCTACGTCTACCGATTGACGGGCAAAAAGCTTCCGGGTCAGCACTCCTGA
- a CDS encoding STAS domain-containing protein has protein sequence METKQSTLHVYEAGTLTVAGFNGHDVLEHVNIAEVRSELLELITEHNCETLAIDFTGVKLIPSGLLGLLASLRQQGVDVHLYNPSDDIREVMEITNLHKVMPMYEVEL, from the coding sequence ATGGAAACGAAACAGAGTACATTGCATGTCTATGAAGCGGGGACTTTAACAGTCGCTGGCTTTAATGGACACGATGTGCTTGAGCACGTGAACATCGCCGAAGTGCGGAGTGAACTGCTGGAGCTCATCACAGAACACAATTGCGAGACTCTCGCGATTGACTTCACAGGAGTGAAACTGATTCCCAGTGGCTTATTGGGTCTGTTAGCTTCTCTACGCCAGCAAGGCGTTGATGTTCACCTTTACAATCCCTCTGATGATATACGAGAGGTGATGGAAATCACTAATCTTCATAAGGTGATGCCGATGTATGAGGTCGAACTCTAA
- the flgF gene encoding flagellar basal-body rod protein FlgF translates to MLYGLYLSAQGANAQSQRLDVIANNIANASTTGFKRDLAIFRQMDPHDKALGLDEDLPRNLNDHTGGLVLDEVATDFANGPLSDTGSNLDIAITGPGFLQVSDGQKQFLTRDGQMSLNGNGELVTQEGSMRVLNAAGVPVTLPPNTTDVSISDTGAVSISVDNKTMVPLTQLGLVTPQDFKLLEKQGENLFTSHGPVDPAAANVSVKQGYLEESSVEPVSEMLQMIETSRAFESNLNMAKYQDESLGLLLGSLARV, encoded by the coding sequence ATGTTGTACGGGCTTTACTTATCTGCCCAGGGAGCCAACGCTCAATCACAGCGGTTGGACGTTATTGCGAACAACATCGCGAATGCCTCTACCACGGGATTCAAACGGGATCTGGCCATCTTTCGCCAGATGGACCCGCATGACAAAGCGCTCGGACTGGATGAAGACCTCCCTCGCAACCTGAATGATCACACGGGCGGTTTAGTCCTCGACGAAGTCGCCACTGATTTCGCGAATGGTCCGTTGAGCGATACGGGGTCGAATCTCGATATTGCGATCACCGGCCCCGGTTTTCTGCAGGTGTCTGATGGTCAGAAACAATTCCTGACACGTGACGGGCAGATGTCGCTTAATGGCAATGGTGAACTGGTTACTCAGGAAGGCAGCATGCGTGTACTGAACGCTGCCGGCGTTCCCGTCACCTTGCCCCCCAATACAACGGACGTCTCCATTTCGGACACCGGAGCGGTCAGTATCTCCGTCGATAACAAAACGATGGTTCCCCTGACACAACTTGGTCTGGTCACTCCGCAGGATTTCAAATTGCTTGAAAAGCAAGGAGAGAACCTGTTTACGAGTCACGGACCGGTGGACCCCGCCGCTGCTAACGTCTCAGTCAAACAAGGATATCTGGAAGAGTCGAGTGTCGAACCCGTTTCAGAAATGCTGCAAATGATCGAGACATCCCGTGCTTTTGAATCGAACTTGAACATGGCGAAGTATCAGGATGAATCGCTAGGTCTGCTCCTCGGTTCACTTGCCCGCGTCTAA